Proteins from a single region of Sinorhizobium alkalisoli:
- a CDS encoding cobyric acid synthase, with amino-acid sequence MTRTIMLQGTGSDVGKSVLVAGLCRLASNRGLKVRPFKPQNMSNNAAVSDDGGEIGRAQWLQSLAARVPSSVHMNPVLLKPQSDVGSQIVLQGKVAGQAKGREYQALKPKLLGAVMESFELVCAGADLVVVEGAGSPAEINLRAGDIANMGFATRAGVPVVLVGDIDRGGVIASLVGTHAILPEEDRRMVTGYLINKFRGDVSLFDDGVAAIGRFTGWACFGVVPWLKSAGRLPAEDSVVLEKLARGSGKALKVAVPVLSRIANFDDLDPLAAEPEVDLVFVRPGMPLPADAGLVVIPGSKSTIADLKDFRAEGWDRDIERHVRRGGRVIGLCGGYQMLGSRVTDPLGIEGSEREIAGLGLLAVETEMAPEKTVRNSRAWSLQHDVALEGYEIHLGRTTGPDCDRAPVLIDSRPDGAMSADGKVMGTYLHGLFGSDAYRAALLQSFGIEGGGVNYRQSVDTALDDIAGELEAVLDRNWLDRLFG; translated from the coding sequence ATGACACGCACGATCATGCTGCAGGGCACCGGCTCGGATGTCGGAAAATCGGTACTCGTGGCCGGACTCTGCCGGCTTGCCTCGAACCGCGGCCTGAAGGTCAGGCCCTTCAAGCCACAGAACATGTCGAACAATGCCGCCGTCTCCGATGACGGCGGGGAGATCGGCCGGGCCCAATGGCTGCAGTCGCTCGCGGCCCGCGTGCCCTCGTCGGTGCATATGAACCCGGTGCTCCTGAAGCCGCAATCGGATGTGGGCAGCCAGATCGTCCTGCAGGGAAAGGTCGCCGGCCAGGCCAAGGGGCGGGAGTACCAGGCGCTGAAGCCGAAGCTTCTCGGCGCGGTAATGGAAAGCTTCGAGCTCGTTTGCGCCGGCGCCGATCTCGTCGTGGTCGAAGGGGCGGGGTCGCCCGCCGAAATCAACCTGCGCGCCGGCGACATCGCCAATATGGGCTTTGCGACCCGCGCCGGCGTGCCGGTCGTCCTTGTCGGCGACATCGACCGCGGCGGCGTCATCGCTTCGCTCGTCGGCACGCATGCGATTCTGCCGGAGGAGGACCGGCGGATGGTCACCGGCTACCTCATCAACAAGTTCCGCGGCGATGTCTCGCTCTTCGACGATGGGGTCGCCGCAATCGGGCGCTTCACCGGCTGGGCCTGCTTCGGCGTGGTGCCGTGGCTGAAGAGCGCCGGACGTTTGCCGGCCGAGGACTCCGTCGTGTTGGAGAAATTGGCGCGCGGCAGCGGCAAGGCGCTGAAGGTCGCCGTTCCGGTGCTGTCGCGGATCGCCAATTTCGACGATCTCGATCCCTTGGCCGCCGAGCCGGAGGTCGATCTCGTCTTCGTCCGGCCGGGGATGCCACTTCCGGCGGATGCAGGGCTCGTCGTCATCCCAGGCTCGAAATCGACCATCGCCGACCTCAAGGACTTCCGCGCTGAGGGCTGGGACCGCGACATCGAGCGGCATGTGCGGCGCGGGGGCAGGGTGATCGGCCTATGCGGAGGCTATCAGATGCTCGGCAGCCGCGTTACCGATCCGCTCGGCATCGAAGGCAGCGAGCGCGAGATCGCCGGCCTCGGGCTGCTTGCTGTCGAGACCGAGATGGCACCGGAAAAGACCGTGCGCAACAGCCGCGCCTGGTCCCTGCAGCATGATGTGGCGCTCGAAGGCTACGAGATCCATCTCGGCCGGACGACCGGGCCGGATTGCGACCGCGCGCCGGTCTTGATCGACAGTCGTCCCGACGGGGCAATGTCCGCGGATGGCAAGGTGATGGGCACCTATCTCCACGGCCTCTTCGGCAGCGATGCCTATCGCGCTGCGCTGCTGCAAAGCTTCGGAATCGAAGGCGGCGGGGTGAATTATCGCCAGTCCGTGGACACCGCGCTCGACGATATCGCCGGCGAACTCGAAGCAGTGCTGGACCGGAACTGGCTCGATCGGTTGTTTGGGTAG